The following are encoded in a window of Rubellicoccus peritrichatus genomic DNA:
- a CDS encoding beta-galactosidase, translated as MANAESEWEQLLDSLNDRREVLAHMISDAQELEMATEYAETSALVIDLFIAAAAQDKKNPERVREIFSNLWFYDRFDPKYTTELPERELRACIAVADHAIDELQKQLDHELELRPTPDLGKGTVILKDGNYQIDSVPFFPSTLIWAPRTQIMADVFGRLGASFYSLNDLNPDGTANYHLNSQIQQIKKQQALNTAPISFLTLHELPKWLRENHPDVSQGGRFFVQYDIDNPYVTQAIKRLYEVMIPPLAEACGETPMVHLLANEPHFATIKGGWESNGLSDYTVRHFHDWLKKKYLTVTKLNHYHGENYRGFDEVLFTLKMPVEERQVDPNLRGTAVWYDWIRFNHDRVNQWFTFLKEQCQANDPNQSPVSIKVLGYSLSQATRDGGMDMEYLTKLQDIVGADLRCTPLGAGINGKTELGDIPKTAWQSQFSYDWAEQTMFLDFSKSLCPEKLFYDSEWHGFSSVSWRHCEIERDYVRSALWLAFSHGMGMIDAWLWGRKEDGALNNWADHFCEFSTQPIAADAFARTMKELNAFAPQVLEFSKVDRTFMIYYCEEAAIQDQNYTRGLHDAYEALKLLNWRCGFTTPSEIHKLDPAKQTVVVTPISHINDNSLRQLREFAQAGGKVVLTDAEGSFLKSELAIPRNENLSFAYKSLLHGNYKELMETFENEISHLNTSNDLPVSIIDLNGDPSFGVIVQQIQNYQSGKRYILLNNISKETKTVKIATEKSGFKEITDIITAKPVSSDIELRPKEVLLLECQ; from the coding sequence CTGGCGCACATGATTAGTGATGCACAAGAGCTGGAGATGGCGACTGAGTATGCGGAAACATCGGCTCTTGTGATCGACCTTTTCATCGCCGCAGCGGCCCAAGACAAAAAGAATCCGGAGCGAGTCCGTGAAATTTTCAGCAATCTGTGGTTCTACGACCGCTTCGACCCGAAATACACCACGGAGCTCCCCGAACGGGAGCTAAGAGCCTGCATCGCAGTTGCGGATCACGCGATTGATGAGTTGCAAAAACAATTGGACCACGAACTTGAGCTGCGCCCTACTCCAGACCTCGGCAAAGGGACTGTCATTCTTAAAGACGGCAACTACCAGATCGATTCCGTTCCTTTTTTCCCGAGCACTTTAATCTGGGCGCCGAGAACTCAAATCATGGCGGATGTCTTTGGGCGCCTCGGCGCAAGTTTCTACTCACTAAACGATCTCAATCCGGACGGGACGGCGAACTACCATCTAAATTCACAGATTCAGCAAATCAAAAAACAACAAGCACTTAATACGGCGCCCATCAGCTTTTTGACTTTGCACGAACTTCCGAAATGGCTGCGAGAGAACCATCCTGATGTGAGTCAGGGCGGTCGATTCTTTGTTCAATACGACATTGATAACCCTTACGTAACGCAAGCGATCAAAAGACTCTACGAGGTCATGATCCCGCCACTGGCGGAGGCCTGTGGAGAGACTCCGATGGTCCATCTTCTGGCAAATGAGCCCCATTTTGCAACGATCAAGGGTGGGTGGGAGAGCAACGGCTTGTCGGATTACACCGTCCGACACTTTCATGACTGGCTGAAGAAGAAATATCTCACTGTCACAAAGCTGAACCATTACCACGGAGAGAATTATCGTGGTTTCGATGAGGTCTTATTTACCCTCAAAATGCCTGTCGAAGAACGTCAAGTCGATCCCAATCTGCGCGGAACTGCCGTATGGTATGACTGGATACGATTCAACCACGACCGGGTAAACCAATGGTTCACCTTTCTGAAAGAACAGTGCCAGGCGAACGACCCGAATCAATCCCCCGTATCCATCAAAGTTCTCGGATACAGTCTCTCTCAGGCCACCCGGGATGGCGGCATGGATATGGAGTACCTCACCAAACTTCAGGACATCGTAGGTGCAGACCTGCGCTGCACACCGCTCGGTGCCGGAATCAATGGAAAGACGGAACTTGGAGATATCCCGAAGACCGCTTGGCAGTCACAATTTTCCTACGACTGGGCGGAGCAAACGATGTTTCTGGACTTCTCCAAATCGCTGTGTCCGGAAAAACTATTTTACGATTCCGAATGGCACGGTTTCAGTTCCGTAAGTTGGCGCCATTGTGAGATTGAGAGAGACTACGTGCGATCAGCTCTCTGGCTGGCATTTAGCCATGGGATGGGAATGATCGACGCATGGCTCTGGGGTCGAAAAGAAGACGGTGCCCTCAACAATTGGGCAGACCACTTCTGTGAGTTCAGTACTCAACCGATTGCAGCCGATGCCTTTGCCCGCACGATGAAAGAACTAAATGCATTTGCGCCGCAAGTGCTAGAATTCAGCAAAGTAGATAGGACCTTCATGATCTACTACTGCGAAGAAGCTGCAATACAGGACCAAAACTACACCAGAGGCCTGCATGATGCCTATGAGGCACTGAAGCTCCTCAACTGGCGCTGCGGTTTTACGACACCTTCGGAAATCCATAAATTAGATCCCGCAAAGCAGACTGTTGTCGTCACTCCAATCTCCCACATTAACGATAACAGTCTGCGGCAGCTCCGGGAATTTGCCCAAGCGGGTGGCAAAGTGGTTTTAACAGATGCAGAAGGTAGCTTCCTGAAGTCAGAGCTCGCAATCCCGCGAAATGAGAACCTTAGTTTCGCATACAAATCACTTCTCCACGGCAACTACAAGGAGCTGATGGAAACTTTCGAAAATGAGATTTCACACTTAAATACATCCAACGATCTGCCGGTTTCAATTATCGATTTGAACGGGGATCCATCTTTTGGAGTCATCGTCCAACAGATCCAGAATTATCAGAGCGGTAAGCGCTACATTCTTTTAAATAATATAAGCAAAGAGACCAAAACGGTGAAGATCGCGACTGAAAAAAGTGGCTTTAAGGAAATAACCGATATAATCACTGCGAAGCCTGTTAGCTCAGACATCGAGCTCCGGCCCAAGGAAGTTCTACTTCTGGAATGCCAGTAA